In Pseudonocardia sp. C8, one genomic interval encodes:
- a CDS encoding MFS transporter, producing MTQAPPRAAGRERRVHPAWWAAGATFLALLGAAGFRSTPGVLVEPLHSEFGWPIGAVSFALAVNLALFGVTAPFAAALMERFGVRRVVSCALLLVAAGSGTTVFMTAVWQLVLLWGVVVGLGTGSMALALVATVVNRWFVARRGLVSGILTAATATGQLVFLPLVAAVVESGGWRPAALVTAGAALAVVPVVLLFLRDRPADAGVLPYGGTAADVVAPQRSGAARLAVRALAEASGSRTFWLLVGGFFICGATTAGLVQSHFVPAAHDHGMPATTAASLLALVGIFDLVGTVLSGWLTDRIDPRYLLGAYYALRGVSLFALPPLFGTDLNASMLAFVVFYGLDWVATVPPTMALARAAFGARSAVVFGWIFASHQIGAAFAALVAGLVRDALGSYDAAWYGGAVLCLVAAGLSLAIRRAPAPVTAAP from the coding sequence ATGACGCAGGCACCCCCGCGCGCCGCGGGACGGGAACGCCGGGTGCACCCGGCCTGGTGGGCGGCCGGGGCGACCTTCCTCGCGCTGCTCGGCGCGGCGGGCTTCCGCTCCACGCCGGGCGTGCTGGTCGAGCCGCTGCACAGCGAGTTCGGCTGGCCGATCGGGGCGGTCTCGTTCGCGCTCGCGGTGAACCTCGCGCTGTTCGGGGTCACCGCGCCGTTCGCCGCCGCCCTCATGGAGCGGTTCGGGGTGCGCCGGGTGGTCAGCTGCGCGCTCCTGCTGGTGGCGGCCGGGTCCGGCACGACCGTGTTCATGACGGCGGTCTGGCAGCTCGTGCTGCTGTGGGGCGTCGTCGTCGGGCTGGGGACCGGCTCGATGGCCCTCGCCCTGGTCGCGACCGTGGTCAACCGCTGGTTCGTGGCCCGCCGCGGGCTCGTGTCCGGCATCCTCACCGCGGCGACGGCGACCGGCCAGCTGGTGTTCCTGCCGCTGGTCGCCGCGGTCGTCGAGTCGGGTGGGTGGCGGCCGGCCGCGCTGGTGACCGCGGGCGCGGCGCTCGCCGTCGTCCCGGTGGTGCTGCTGTTCCTGCGCGACCGCCCGGCCGACGCCGGTGTCCTGCCCTACGGCGGGACCGCGGCCGACGTGGTCGCGCCGCAGCGCAGCGGTGCGGCGCGGCTCGCGGTCCGGGCGCTCGCCGAGGCGTCCGGCAGCCGGACGTTCTGGCTGCTGGTCGGGGGTTTCTTCATCTGCGGCGCGACGACCGCGGGCCTGGTCCAGTCGCACTTCGTGCCGGCCGCGCACGACCACGGCATGCCCGCGACGACCGCGGCGTCCCTGCTCGCCCTGGTCGGGATCTTCGACCTGGTCGGCACGGTCCTCTCCGGCTGGCTGACCGACCGGATCGACCCCCGCTACCTCCTGGGCGCGTACTACGCGCTGCGCGGGGTGTCGCTGTTCGCGCTGCCGCCGCTGTTCGGCACCGACCTGAACGCCAGCATGCTCGCGTTCGTCGTGTTCTACGGCCTGGACTGGGTGGCGACCGTCCCGCCGACGATGGCCCTGGCCCGTGCGGCGTTCGGGGCTCGCTCGGCCGTCGTCTTCGGCTGGATCTTCGCCTCGCACCAGATCGGCGCCGCGTTCGCCGCGCTGGTCGCCGGCCTGGTCCGCGACGCGCTGGGCAGCTACGACGCCGCCTGGTACGGCGGTGCGGTGCTGTGCCTGGTCGCGGCCGGGCTCTCGCTGGCGATCCGCCGGGCCCCGGCGCCGGTCACCGCAGCTCCCTGA
- a CDS encoding citrate synthase 2 codes for MTETLAHEVPPPPPGFRPGLEGHVAFRTEIAEPDKDGGALRYRGVDISDLAGQVTFGDVWALLVDGRFGQGLPPAEPFPIPVHTGDVRVDVQAALAMLAPYWGYRPLLDVDEAEARDNLARASVMALSYVAQSARGIGVPAVPQSRIDECTTITERFMTRWRGEPDPRHVAAVDAYWVSAAEHGMNASTFTARVIASTGADAAASLSGAIGAMSGPLHGGAPARVLPMIEEVERTGDAASLVTGILDRREKLMGFGHRVYRAEDPRARVLRRACQELGAPRFEVAAELERTALSILRERRPDRPIETNVEFWAAVILDFAEVPPHMMPAMFTSARTAGWSAHILEQKREGKLVRPSAQYVGPPPRRPQDVAGWDTLPAR; via the coding sequence GTGACCGAGACGCTCGCCCACGAGGTACCCCCGCCGCCGCCCGGCTTCCGGCCGGGCCTCGAGGGGCACGTGGCCTTCCGGACCGAGATCGCCGAGCCGGACAAGGACGGCGGCGCCCTGCGCTACCGCGGTGTCGACATCTCCGACCTCGCCGGCCAGGTCACCTTCGGGGACGTCTGGGCGCTGCTGGTGGACGGCCGGTTCGGGCAGGGCCTCCCGCCGGCCGAGCCGTTCCCGATCCCGGTGCACACCGGTGACGTCCGGGTCGACGTCCAGGCCGCGCTGGCGATGCTCGCGCCGTACTGGGGATACCGCCCGCTGCTCGACGTCGACGAGGCCGAGGCCCGGGACAACCTGGCCCGCGCGTCGGTGATGGCGCTGTCCTACGTGGCGCAGTCCGCCCGCGGGATCGGGGTGCCGGCCGTCCCGCAGTCCCGGATCGACGAGTGCACGACGATCACCGAGCGCTTCATGACCCGCTGGCGCGGCGAGCCGGACCCGCGGCACGTCGCCGCCGTCGACGCCTACTGGGTGTCCGCCGCCGAGCACGGAATGAACGCCTCCACGTTCACCGCCCGGGTGATCGCCTCCACCGGGGCGGACGCCGCGGCGTCGCTGTCCGGGGCGATCGGGGCCATGTCCGGCCCGCTGCACGGCGGCGCTCCCGCCCGGGTGCTGCCGATGATCGAGGAGGTCGAGCGGACCGGGGACGCCGCCTCGCTGGTCACCGGCATCCTGGACCGCCGGGAGAAGCTGATGGGCTTCGGCCACCGGGTGTACCGGGCCGAGGACCCGCGGGCCCGGGTGCTGCGCCGCGCCTGCCAGGAGCTGGGCGCGCCGCGCTTCGAGGTGGCCGCCGAGCTGGAGCGGACCGCGCTGTCGATCCTGCGCGAGCGGCGCCCGGACCGGCCGATCGAGACGAACGTCGAGTTCTGGGCCGCCGTCATCCTCGACTTCGCCGAGGTGCCGCCGCACATGATGCCGGCGATGTTCACCTCGGCCCGGACCGCCGGGTGGTCGGCGCACATCCTGGAGCAGAAGCGGGAGGGCAAGCTGGTGCGCCCGTCCGCCCAGTACGTCGGGCCCCCGCCCCGACGCCCGCAGGACGTCGCGGGCTGGGACACCCTCCCCGCCCGCTGA
- the pdxH gene encoding pyridoxamine 5'-phosphate oxidase yields MTDAPALERMRTDYPGRPFDVADLAPTWHEQLAAWLEEAREAGLDEPNAMVLATADPDGIPSSRTVLCKGLDAGGIVFYTNYTSPKSHDLDRTRVAAVTFPWYGMHRQVQLTGRVERCSEAQSDAYWALRPRGSQLGAWASAQSTVVAGREVLDQALAGVTTRFAGVERIPRPPHWGGWRVVPWQVEFWQGREDRMHDRLRFDVGRDDRWSVRRLAP; encoded by the coding sequence ATGACCGACGCGCCGGCGCTGGAGAGGATGCGGACCGACTACCCGGGTCGGCCGTTCGACGTCGCGGATCTCGCCCCGACCTGGCACGAGCAGCTCGCGGCCTGGCTGGAGGAGGCCCGCGAGGCCGGCCTCGACGAGCCGAACGCGATGGTGCTGGCCACGGCCGACCCGGACGGCATCCCGTCGTCGCGCACGGTCCTCTGCAAGGGGCTCGACGCCGGCGGGATCGTCTTCTACACCAACTACACGTCCCCGAAGAGCCACGATCTCGACCGGACCCGGGTCGCCGCGGTGACCTTCCCCTGGTACGGCATGCACCGCCAGGTCCAGCTCACCGGCCGGGTGGAACGGTGCTCCGAGGCCCAGTCGGACGCCTACTGGGCGCTCCGGCCCCGCGGTTCCCAGCTGGGGGCGTGGGCCTCGGCGCAGTCGACGGTCGTCGCCGGGCGCGAGGTCCTCGACCAGGCGCTGGCCGGGGTGACGACCCGGTTCGCCGGCGTCGAGCGGATCCCGCGCCCGCCGCACTGGGGCGGCTGGCGGGTGGTGCCGTGGCAGGTGGAGTTCTGGCAGGGCCGGGAGGACCGCATGCACGACCGGCTGCGGTTCGACGTCGGCCGGGACGACCGCTGGTCGGTGCGCCGCCTGGCCCCGTAG
- a CDS encoding MFS transporter — protein MSTRNDLGGGPTEPVPGPDREAPTRPVNRGPADAATARVRTVTGRVTGLLRSTFADTTPLRTPAYRRLWTAGIVTVIGAQLSVVAVPTQIYQLTGSSAYVGLTGLFGLVPLVVFGLWGGAVADAVDRRVMLLFTGSGIALSSLALWVVSATGTGNVWVVLVLFAIQSAMLAMNQPTRSAVIPRLLPVEQLPAANALNMTVVQVGAVIGPLLAGVLIPLIGLPTLYLLDAVALLATLWATWRLPPLPSTAPAGAGRRQKVGLRAVAEGFRYVGMHRILLVSFLVDVIAMGFGMPRVVFPETAATTFGGSAEGGFQLGLLFAAIPLGMVAGGVLSGWLQKVQRQGVAVVVAICVWGGGVAVFGLTGSLFLAVLALAVAGAGDLVSSVYRSSMLQTVATDEMRGRMQGVFIVVVAGGPRLADLWHGPAAAAVGPGLTATIGGIAVIAGTLAVVWRFPEFLRYRAPVAGNAPG, from the coding sequence GTGAGCACACGCAACGACCTGGGGGGCGGGCCGACGGAGCCCGTCCCGGGCCCGGACCGGGAGGCGCCGACACGACCGGTGAACCGGGGCCCGGCCGACGCCGCGACCGCGCGGGTCCGGACCGTCACCGGCCGGGTGACCGGCCTGCTCCGGTCGACGTTCGCCGACACCACGCCGCTGCGCACGCCCGCCTACCGCCGGCTGTGGACGGCCGGGATCGTCACCGTGATCGGCGCCCAGCTGTCGGTCGTCGCCGTCCCGACGCAGATCTACCAGCTCACCGGCTCCTCGGCCTACGTCGGCCTGACCGGGCTGTTCGGCCTGGTCCCGCTGGTCGTGTTCGGGCTGTGGGGCGGTGCGGTCGCCGACGCCGTCGACCGGCGGGTGATGCTGCTGTTCACCGGGTCCGGCATCGCGCTGAGCTCGCTGGCGCTGTGGGTGGTGTCGGCCACCGGCACCGGGAACGTGTGGGTCGTGCTGGTGCTGTTCGCGATCCAGTCGGCGATGCTGGCGATGAACCAGCCGACCCGCAGCGCGGTCATCCCGCGGCTGCTGCCGGTCGAGCAGCTCCCGGCGGCGAACGCGCTGAACATGACGGTCGTGCAGGTCGGGGCGGTCATCGGCCCGCTGCTGGCCGGGGTGCTGATCCCGCTCATCGGCCTGCCCACGCTGTACCTGCTGGACGCGGTCGCGCTGCTGGCCACGCTGTGGGCGACCTGGCGGCTCCCGCCGCTGCCCAGCACCGCACCGGCCGGCGCGGGCCGCCGGCAGAAGGTCGGGCTGCGCGCGGTGGCCGAGGGCTTCCGCTACGTCGGCATGCACCGGATCCTGCTGGTGTCGTTCCTGGTCGACGTGATCGCGATGGGCTTCGGGATGCCGCGCGTGGTGTTCCCGGAGACGGCCGCGACGACGTTCGGCGGCTCCGCGGAGGGCGGGTTCCAGCTCGGGCTGCTGTTCGCGGCGATCCCGCTGGGCATGGTCGCCGGCGGGGTGCTGTCCGGCTGGCTGCAGAAGGTGCAGCGGCAGGGGGTGGCCGTCGTCGTCGCCATCTGCGTGTGGGGCGGCGGCGTCGCGGTGTTCGGACTCACCGGATCGCTGTTCCTGGCGGTGCTGGCCCTCGCCGTCGCCGGGGCCGGGGACCTGGTCAGCTCGGTGTACCGGTCGTCGATGCTGCAGACGGTGGCCACCGACGAGATGCGCGGCCGCATGCAGGGCGTGTTCATCGTCGTCGTCGCCGGAGGGCCTCGGCTCGCGGACCTCTGGCACGGCCCGGCGGCCGCGGCGGTCGGTCCGGGGCTCACCGCCACCATCGGCGGGATCGCCGTGATCGCCGGCACGCTGGCCGTCGTCTGGCGGTTCCCGGAGTTCCTGCGGTACCGGGCCCCGGTGGCGGGGAACGCGCCGGGGTGA
- a CDS encoding citrate synthase, whose translation MSDETAAKADSAVLQHAGGDFEMAVHTPTEGAQAVDVSKLLGKTGLVTFDPGFTSTAACSSAITYIDGDAGILRYRGYPIDQLATNSTFLEVSYLLIYGELPTQAQLDAFTTRISRHTLLHEDLKRFFDGFPRDAHPMPVLSSAVSALSTFYQDSLDPHDEAAVELSTFRLMAKVFTIAAYAYKKSVGQPFLYPDNSLGLVENFLRMTFGFPAEPYEIDPDMARALDTLLILHADHEQNCSTSTVRLVGSSQANLFASISAGINALFGPLHGGANQAVLEMLTRIKDVEGGDVESFVDRVKNKEEGAKLMGFGHRVYKNYDPRAKIVKQQAETILKKLGVNDPLLDIAMTLEEKALADDYFVERKLYPNVDFYTGVIYRAMGFPVKMFTVLFALGRLPGWIAHWREMMADPQNKIGRPRQLYVGSAERLYVPMGERR comes from the coding sequence ATGTCCGACGAGACCGCCGCCAAAGCCGACTCCGCCGTACTGCAGCACGCCGGCGGGGACTTCGAGATGGCGGTGCACACCCCGACCGAGGGGGCGCAGGCCGTCGACGTCAGCAAGCTGCTCGGCAAGACCGGTCTGGTCACCTTCGACCCCGGCTTCACCAGCACGGCCGCATGCTCGTCCGCGATCACCTACATCGACGGCGACGCGGGCATCCTGCGCTACCGCGGCTACCCGATCGACCAGCTCGCGACGAACTCGACGTTCCTCGAGGTCAGCTACCTGCTGATCTACGGCGAGCTGCCGACCCAGGCGCAGCTGGACGCCTTCACCACCCGGATCAGCCGGCACACGCTGCTGCACGAGGACCTGAAGCGGTTCTTCGACGGCTTCCCGCGGGACGCGCACCCCATGCCGGTGCTGTCGTCGGCGGTCAGCGCGCTGTCGACCTTCTACCAGGACAGCCTGGACCCGCACGACGAGGCGGCCGTCGAGCTCTCGACGTTCCGGCTGATGGCGAAGGTCTTCACGATCGCCGCCTACGCCTACAAGAAGTCGGTCGGGCAGCCGTTCCTGTACCCGGACAACTCGCTGGGCCTGGTCGAGAACTTCCTGCGGATGACCTTCGGTTTCCCGGCCGAGCCCTACGAGATCGACCCGGACATGGCCCGGGCGCTGGACACCCTGCTGATCCTGCACGCCGACCACGAGCAGAACTGCTCGACGTCGACGGTGCGGCTGGTCGGCTCCAGCCAGGCCAACCTGTTCGCCTCGATCTCGGCCGGCATCAACGCGCTGTTCGGCCCGCTGCACGGCGGCGCCAACCAGGCCGTGCTGGAGATGCTGACCCGGATCAAGGACGTCGAGGGCGGTGACGTCGAGTCGTTCGTCGACCGGGTCAAGAACAAGGAGGAGGGCGCGAAGCTGATGGGCTTCGGGCACCGGGTCTACAAGAACTACGACCCGCGCGCGAAGATCGTCAAGCAGCAGGCCGAGACGATCCTGAAGAAGCTCGGTGTCAACGACCCCCTGCTCGACATCGCCATGACGCTCGAGGAGAAGGCCCTCGCCGACGACTACTTCGTCGAGCGCAAGCTGTACCCGAACGTCGACTTCTACACCGGCGTCATCTACCGGGCGATGGGCTTCCCGGTGAAGATGTTCACCGTGCTGTTCGCGCTCGGCCGGCTCCCGGGCTGGATCGCGCACTGGCGGGAGATGATGGCCGACCCGCAGAACAAGATCGGTCGCCCGCGCCAGCTGTACGTCGGCTCGGCCGAGCGGCTCTACGTCCCGATGGGGGAACGGCGGTGA
- a CDS encoding ABC transporter permease translates to MTGAAGTVALVARREVSTQIRSRTFVIGLLLMLLVFGGYGAVFAFVGSQASASSLVLDGQARELRPPLAAAAHRRGSTLTLAEAGNRGTGESMVRTGEADAMLTGGPGTYQLVGRDDVAAGLRELVTEVVEQQAVTAALTAAGADPEQVSTLSGVGIRTLEPAGPERGQRVGIAFAVTFLLFFSVTAYGAAVAQGVVEEKSGRVVELLLATIPATHLLAGKILGLGLVGLLQLLILAGVGTAVALATGLIAVPVLLVGALVSALVWYLVGFFLFATLYAAAGALVSRQEELQSVTAPIAVPLLVPFLLAVAILPTDPDNTVTTVLSFVPFFSQTLMPARAALGVAAGWEVLVALVLALATLAGMVLLSARVYRNSVLRTGARVPWREALSRP, encoded by the coding sequence GTGACCGGGGCCGCGGGCACGGTCGCGCTGGTGGCCCGGCGCGAGGTGAGCACCCAGATCCGCTCCCGCACCTTCGTGATCGGCCTGCTGCTGATGCTGCTCGTCTTCGGCGGGTACGGCGCGGTGTTCGCGTTCGTCGGGTCGCAGGCCTCGGCGTCGTCGCTGGTGCTGGACGGGCAGGCGCGCGAGCTGCGTCCGCCGCTGGCGGCGGCCGCGCACCGCCGGGGCAGCACGCTGACGCTCGCCGAGGCCGGCAACCGCGGCACCGGGGAGTCGATGGTCCGCACCGGCGAGGCGGACGCGATGCTCACCGGCGGTCCCGGGACCTACCAGCTCGTCGGGCGGGACGACGTCGCCGCCGGCCTGCGCGAGCTGGTCACCGAGGTCGTCGAGCAGCAGGCGGTGACCGCGGCCCTCACCGCGGCCGGTGCCGATCCCGAGCAGGTCAGCACCCTGTCCGGGGTGGGGATCCGCACGCTCGAACCGGCCGGCCCCGAGCGCGGGCAGCGGGTCGGGATCGCGTTCGCGGTGACGTTCCTGCTGTTCTTCTCGGTCACCGCCTACGGCGCCGCCGTCGCACAGGGCGTGGTCGAGGAGAAGTCCGGGCGGGTCGTCGAGCTGCTGCTGGCGACGATCCCCGCCACCCACCTGCTCGCGGGCAAGATCCTGGGCCTGGGCCTGGTCGGGCTGCTGCAGCTGCTGATCCTCGCCGGCGTCGGGACGGCGGTCGCGCTGGCCACCGGGCTGATCGCGGTCCCGGTCCTGCTGGTGGGGGCGCTGGTGTCCGCGCTCGTCTGGTACCTCGTCGGGTTCTTCCTGTTCGCGACGCTCTACGCGGCGGCAGGGGCCCTGGTGTCCCGGCAGGAGGAGCTGCAGTCGGTGACCGCGCCGATCGCCGTCCCGCTGCTGGTGCCGTTCCTGCTGGCGGTGGCGATCCTGCCCACCGACCCGGACAACACCGTGACGACGGTGCTGTCGTTCGTGCCGTTCTTCTCCCAGACGCTGATGCCGGCCCGGGCCGCGCTCGGCGTCGCCGCCGGGTGGGAGGTGCTGGTCGCGCTGGTCCTGGCGCTGGCCACGCTCGCCGGGATGGTGCTGCTGTCGGCGCGGGTCTACCGCAACTCGGTGCTGCGCACCGGGGCCCGGGTGCCCTGGCGGGAGGCGCTGTCGCGCCCGTGA
- a CDS encoding ATP-binding cassette domain-containing protein, giving the protein MLAIDGLAKRFGTATALDGVTFQVRPGEVFGFVGGNGAGKTTTMRIVLGVLEPDAGCVTWNGDPLDAGVRRRIGYLPEERGLYPKMRVGEQLVYLARLHGMSRQAARESVLRWTGRVGLADRRGDEVQKLSLGNQQRVQLCAALAHDPDLLVLDEPFSGLDPAAVDTLGEVLRERAAAGIPVIFSSHQLELVERLCDRVGIISAGRMAAVGTVDELRSGSAVCYDVTGPPAGWADGLPGVRVLTTDGIRTRVELEPGTDDQKLLAAALAAGPVHAFGPYRPPLTELYRDAVADRPGIPGTGVAAS; this is encoded by the coding sequence GTGCTGGCGATCGACGGCCTCGCCAAGCGGTTCGGCACCGCGACGGCGCTGGACGGGGTGACGTTCCAGGTCCGGCCGGGTGAGGTGTTCGGCTTCGTCGGCGGGAACGGGGCCGGCAAGACGACGACGATGCGGATCGTCCTCGGCGTCCTGGAACCCGATGCGGGATGTGTCACGTGGAACGGTGACCCGCTCGACGCCGGGGTCCGGCGCCGCATCGGGTACCTGCCCGAGGAACGCGGGCTCTATCCGAAGATGCGGGTCGGCGAACAGCTCGTCTACCTGGCCCGGCTGCACGGGATGTCCCGGCAGGCCGCGCGCGAGTCGGTGCTCCGCTGGACCGGGCGGGTCGGCCTCGCCGACCGGCGGGGCGACGAGGTGCAGAAGCTCTCCCTGGGCAACCAGCAGCGGGTCCAGCTGTGCGCCGCCCTGGCCCACGACCCGGACCTGCTGGTCCTCGACGAGCCGTTCTCCGGGCTGGACCCGGCGGCCGTCGACACGCTCGGTGAGGTCCTGCGCGAGCGCGCGGCCGCCGGCATCCCAGTGATCTTCTCCTCCCACCAGCTGGAGCTGGTGGAACGGCTGTGCGACCGGGTGGGGATCATCTCGGCCGGGCGGATGGCCGCCGTCGGCACCGTCGACGAGCTGCGCTCCGGTTCCGCGGTGTGCTACGACGTGACCGGCCCGCCGGCCGGCTGGGCCGACGGGCTGCCCGGGGTCCGGGTGCTCACCACCGACGGCATCCGGACGCGGGTGGAGCTGGAACCGGGCACCGACGACCAGAAGCTGCTGGCCGCGGCCCTCGCCGCCGGGCCGGTGCACGCCTTCGGGCCGTACCGGCCGCCGCTGACCGAGCTCTACCGCGACGCCGTCGCCGACCGGCCCGGCATCCCCGGCACCGGGGTGGCGGCGTCGTGA
- a CDS encoding MFS transporter — MGVYRMASVPASPGEQSAGGQGEDEVEPSVLRRAVAASAIGNATEWFDYGIYAYLTTELTTAFFPGELGYLGTLLGFAISFVLRPLGGFVWGPLGDRIGRQKVLSMTIILMGVATFLIGVIPTYETIGWAAPVLLFLLRIVQGFSTGGEYGGAATFMAEYAPDRKRGFWGSFLEFGTLAGLTLAVLVVYAVESAIGEQAMEAYGWRIPFMIALPLAMIGLYIRTKLEDTPVFRDLEQHGETEQAATGALRDLVVEFWKPILALFGLVIALNLINYTLLTYMPTYLQTTIGMDSSGADTLAVVGQVIMMLLIPAAGALSDRIGRKPCWWISLIGIFVLAVPMYMLMAQGLVWAIVGFTVLGVIYLLQLGTISATFPAMFPAHVRFAGMAISYNVATAAFGGTAPLINESVIEATGDPLFPAYYMMGSCVIGMIALYFVIETKGASLNGREIPGLAEHRARLAAKAAR; from the coding sequence ATGGGGGTGTACCGAATGGCATCGGTCCCGGCAAGCCCAGGAGAGCAGAGCGCGGGAGGGCAGGGTGAGGACGAGGTAGAACCCTCGGTCCTGCGGAGGGCGGTCGCGGCATCGGCGATCGGAAATGCCACCGAATGGTTCGACTACGGCATCTACGCCTACCTGACGACCGAGCTCACGACCGCGTTCTTCCCCGGCGAGCTCGGGTACCTGGGAACGTTGCTGGGATTCGCGATCTCGTTCGTCCTGCGCCCGCTCGGCGGGTTCGTGTGGGGGCCGCTGGGCGACCGGATCGGGCGCCAGAAGGTCCTGTCGATGACGATCATCCTGATGGGTGTCGCGACCTTCCTGATCGGCGTGATCCCGACCTACGAGACGATCGGCTGGGCGGCCCCGGTGCTGCTGTTCCTGCTGCGCATCGTGCAGGGCTTCTCCACCGGCGGGGAGTACGGCGGCGCCGCCACGTTCATGGCGGAGTACGCCCCGGACCGCAAGCGCGGGTTCTGGGGCAGCTTCCTGGAGTTCGGCACGCTGGCCGGGCTCACCCTCGCCGTCCTCGTGGTCTACGCGGTGGAGAGCGCGATCGGCGAGCAGGCCATGGAGGCCTACGGCTGGCGCATCCCGTTCATGATCGCGCTCCCGCTGGCGATGATCGGTCTGTACATCCGGACCAAGCTCGAGGACACCCCGGTCTTCCGGGACCTGGAGCAGCACGGTGAGACCGAGCAGGCCGCGACCGGTGCGCTGCGCGACCTCGTGGTCGAGTTCTGGAAGCCGATCCTCGCCCTGTTCGGGCTGGTCATCGCGCTGAACCTGATCAACTACACGCTGCTGACCTACATGCCGACCTACCTGCAGACGACGATCGGCATGGACTCCAGCGGCGCCGACACCCTCGCGGTCGTCGGGCAGGTGATCATGATGCTGCTCATCCCGGCCGCGGGTGCGCTGTCCGACCGGATCGGCCGCAAGCCGTGCTGGTGGATCTCGCTGATCGGCATCTTCGTGCTCGCCGTGCCCATGTACATGCTGATGGCGCAGGGACTGGTCTGGGCGATCGTCGGCTTCACCGTGCTCGGCGTGATCTACCTGCTGCAGCTGGGCACGATCTCGGCGACCTTCCCGGCGATGTTCCCGGCGCACGTGCGGTTCGCCGGGATGGCGATCTCCTACAACGTGGCGACGGCCGCGTTCGGCGGCACCGCACCGCTGATCAACGAGTCGGTGATCGAGGCGACCGGCGACCCGCTGTTCCCGGCGTACTACATGATGGGCTCGTGCGTGATCGGCATGATCGCGCTCTACTTCGTCATCGAGACGAAGGGGGCCTCGCTGAACGGCCGGGAGATCCCCGGCCTCGCCGAGCACCGGGCGCGGCTGGCGGCCAAGGCAGCGCGCTGA
- a CDS encoding gamma-glutamylcyclotransferase encodes MDTDTSPPWPDALFPADPYPGRRPAVSFVHDAAPGGATHPLVADRSAPSGRRVGDRCLDAWLAERGAAPLAGRVPVLAYGSNACPSKISWMRAERGLTGPVVVLRVRVEGLSAVWAAGLRVVDDQRPATLAAVPGAVEEHAVWLAAPEQVGVLDVVEGRAACRPRYRLARLAAGTVTLLDGGGVVDRPYAYVAPAGPTGDPRTDRRPLLVDGAPVPCSSVGQQRARALAGTPGADGIAAGTVDGVPHPDTWPSRVFVYGSLMPGQSAWPLIRGHAAPHVLPRPAFLPSGTVADTGQGYPALTLDGDGGVPGYVVELADPVASLPVLDRYEGPEYARIRLVTEDGAVCWAWLWTASRAGLTPLPRGWAARR; translated from the coding sequence ATGGACACGGACACCTCCCCGCCGTGGCCGGACGCGCTGTTCCCGGCCGACCCGTACCCGGGGCGCCGGCCCGCCGTCTCGTTCGTGCACGACGCCGCGCCGGGCGGCGCCACGCACCCGCTGGTGGCGGACCGGTCGGCGCCGTCCGGCCGCCGGGTCGGTGACCGCTGCCTGGACGCGTGGCTGGCGGAGCGGGGCGCGGCGCCGCTGGCCGGGCGGGTGCCGGTGCTCGCGTACGGGTCGAACGCGTGCCCGTCGAAGATCTCCTGGATGCGGGCCGAGCGGGGCCTGACCGGCCCGGTGGTCGTGCTGCGGGTGCGGGTCGAGGGGCTGTCCGCGGTGTGGGCGGCCGGCCTGCGGGTGGTCGACGACCAGCGGCCCGCCACCCTCGCGGCCGTCCCGGGCGCGGTGGAGGAGCACGCCGTCTGGCTGGCGGCACCCGAGCAGGTCGGTGTCCTGGACGTCGTCGAGGGGCGTGCCGCCTGCCGGCCGCGCTACCGGCTGGCCCGGCTCGCGGCCGGCACGGTGACCCTGCTCGACGGCGGCGGCGTGGTCGACCGGCCCTACGCCTACGTCGCGCCGGCCGGACCCACCGGCGACCCGCGCACCGACCGTCGCCCGCTGCTCGTCGACGGCGCCCCGGTGCCGTGCTCGTCGGTCGGCCAGCAGCGGGCCCGCGCGCTGGCCGGCACGCCCGGCGCCGACGGGATCGCGGCCGGGACCGTCGACGGCGTCCCACATCCGGACACGTGGCCGTCGCGGGTGTTCGTGTACGGGTCGCTGATGCCCGGGCAGTCGGCGTGGCCGCTGATCCGCGGGCACGCCGCGCCGCACGTCCTGCCGCGGCCGGCGTTCCTGCCGTCCGGGACGGTCGCCGACACCGGGCAGGGCTACCCCGCGCTGACCCTGGACGGGGACGGCGGCGTCCCGGGCTACGTCGTCGAGTTGGCCGACCCGGTCGCGTCGCTGCCGGTGCTGGACCGCTACGAGGGACCCGAGTACGCGCGGATCCGGCTGGTGACCGAGGACGGCGCGGTCTGCTGGGCGTGGCTGTGGACCGCGTCCCGCGCCGGGCTCACACCGCTTCCCAGGGGCTGGGCGGCCCGCCGCTGA